A single window of Jeotgalibacillus haloalkalitolerans DNA harbors:
- a CDS encoding DHH family phosphoesterase has product MKEQIIEQIKQYDKIILHRHVRPDPDAYGSQAGLAEIIKASFPDKKVYTTGIPEPTLTFLHELDELKDEDFEDALIIVCDTANTDRIDDQRYVNGAKVIKIDHHPNEDAYGDLLWVDTSASSASEMIYELYLSGKDEGLKMSDAAARLIYAGIVGDTGRFLYPSTTQKTFDYAGELIKYDFERSALYNSLYEMDAHVLKLQGYVLQNFHMSENGAAHVKLTKEKLAEFNAAPSEASLLVSTLGSVKGISAWVFFIEEEKEIRVRLRSKGPIVNELAKQYNGGGHPVAAGASIYKWDEAEEVIEKLEAICKEYR; this is encoded by the coding sequence TTGAAAGAACAAATCATTGAACAAATTAAGCAATATGACAAAATTATACTACATAGACATGTAAGACCGGATCCTGATGCATATGGGTCACAGGCTGGACTTGCTGAAATCATTAAAGCCTCTTTTCCGGATAAGAAAGTATATACAACAGGTATACCGGAGCCGACACTTACGTTTTTACACGAACTTGACGAATTAAAAGATGAAGATTTCGAGGATGCGCTGATTATTGTGTGTGACACTGCAAATACAGACAGAATTGATGATCAGCGATATGTGAACGGTGCAAAGGTAATTAAAATCGATCACCACCCGAATGAGGATGCATATGGCGATCTGTTATGGGTAGATACTTCTGCAAGTTCAGCCAGTGAAATGATCTACGAACTTTATTTAAGCGGAAAAGATGAAGGATTAAAAATGTCTGATGCTGCTGCAAGACTCATCTATGCGGGAATTGTCGGGGACACAGGGCGCTTTTTATATCCAAGCACCACACAGAAAACCTTTGATTACGCTGGTGAACTGATTAAATATGACTTTGAAAGATCAGCACTTTACAATTCACTTTATGAAATGGACGCTCACGTTTTAAAGCTACAGGGATATGTGCTGCAAAATTTCCACATGTCAGAAAATGGCGCAGCCCATGTGAAATTAACAAAAGAAAAGCTTGCTGAATTTAATGCAGCACCATCTGAGGCGTCACTTCTTGTCAGTACGCTTGGCAGTGTGAAGGGGATCAGCGCCTGGGTGTTTTTCATTGAAGAGGAAAAAGAGATCCGGGTCCGCCTGCGCTCAAAAGGACCGATCGTGAATGAGCTTGCAAAGCAATATAACGGCGGCGGTCACCCGGTGGCAGCCGGTGCTTCCATTTATAAATGGGATGAAGCTGAGGAAGTCATTGAAAAGCTTGAAGCAATCTGCAAAGAATACCGTTAA